One stretch of Schlesneria sp. DSM 10557 DNA includes these proteins:
- a CDS encoding response regulator encodes MLVLSRRPGQRVVFPGLGITIDVLRSAGSVVRLGIEAPNDVKVLREEVLDNSSDSASRSPAPTSKMTKEVRELSHAWRNKLNLGMLKLQLLQRKIEIGETVDLEANLSEVLREFSDLERATHDAVVEAKSTTPKVLIVEDQANERELLATCLRLGGFEVATAGNGREAFDYLHEHELPDIVLLDMRMPDVDGPTFLKSVRSDLRLHDLRVFAVSGSSRNEFDSEPLQLDGWISKPVRIDALIRAVSKDQSSKPSQV; translated from the coding sequence ATGCTCGTACTATCTCGACGCCCGGGACAGAGAGTGGTCTTTCCCGGACTGGGCATCACGATCGATGTCCTTCGTTCCGCAGGTTCTGTCGTTCGACTCGGAATCGAGGCCCCCAACGACGTCAAAGTGCTCCGGGAAGAAGTGCTGGATAACAGCTCCGACTCTGCTTCTCGTTCCCCTGCTCCGACTTCGAAAATGACGAAGGAAGTGCGAGAACTGAGCCACGCCTGGAGAAATAAACTTAACCTGGGAATGCTGAAGCTTCAGTTGCTTCAACGGAAAATTGAAATCGGTGAAACGGTCGATCTCGAAGCCAACCTCAGCGAAGTTTTACGCGAATTTTCTGATTTAGAGCGGGCCACTCACGACGCCGTTGTCGAGGCCAAGTCGACAACACCCAAGGTTCTCATCGTCGAAGATCAGGCAAACGAACGTGAACTACTCGCAACGTGCCTTCGACTCGGCGGGTTCGAAGTCGCCACCGCGGGCAACGGACGCGAAGCCTTCGATTACCTTCACGAACATGAACTGCCGGATATTGTTCTACTCGATATGCGAATGCCCGATGTCGACGGCCCGACTTTTCTTAAGTCGGTCCGAAGTGATCTGAGACTGCACGACTTGCGGGTATTCGCTGTCAGTGGTTCATCGCGCAACGAGTTTGATTCAGAGCCGCTGCAACTCGACGGCTGGATTTCAAAACCGGTCCGAATCGATGCCTTGATCCGCGCCGTCTCTAAAGATCAGAGCTCGAAGCCATCCCAAGTCTGA
- a CDS encoding sialate O-acetylesterase — translation MNRICVAWSLIVLLSGACPLIAAETARLDLSSPLPHQVVQREGFQSSRSHDHNLGGPELGYADIEVQGTLPADVNGELEFRVVALKGAFGTDSNWAPLVTESEGQTFRGPAEMVAGGWYRLEVRCILDGKTVAEGAVEPVGVGEVFLVAGQSYAAGANDELLKVTDPEGRVSAYDWVAKTWSVANDPQPHVGDGGTIWPHLGDLLVPTLRVPVAFVNVAVGGTASRQWMPDEELHNRLVKAGREIGSFRAVLWQQGESDVIEHTPTETYIRNMIKIREAAARAWRFEPPWLLAKSTLHPTVYNDPVAEERIRSAIHQLWKRPHFGPGPDTDQLAGENRGDVNSRRHFSGIGQRRAALLWYVAVWNEIHKGNP, via the coding sequence ATGAATCGCATCTGCGTCGCGTGGAGCCTGATCGTTCTCCTCTCGGGAGCCTGTCCGTTGATCGCAGCGGAAACGGCCAGACTTGATTTATCAAGTCCCCTTCCCCATCAGGTCGTACAGCGGGAAGGCTTCCAGTCCTCTCGTTCGCACGATCACAATCTTGGAGGCCCCGAACTGGGCTACGCGGACATCGAAGTACAGGGAACTCTTCCTGCCGACGTCAACGGAGAGCTTGAGTTCCGCGTCGTCGCGCTCAAGGGAGCCTTTGGAACGGATTCCAACTGGGCGCCGCTGGTGACGGAATCAGAGGGACAGACGTTTCGTGGTCCGGCCGAAATGGTGGCGGGGGGATGGTACCGACTGGAAGTACGCTGCATCCTTGACGGCAAGACGGTTGCCGAAGGGGCCGTCGAACCTGTTGGTGTCGGAGAAGTCTTTCTTGTCGCAGGACAGTCGTACGCTGCGGGTGCAAATGACGAACTGCTGAAAGTCACCGATCCCGAAGGTCGTGTCTCTGCCTATGACTGGGTGGCGAAAACCTGGTCCGTTGCCAACGATCCCCAACCCCATGTTGGAGATGGAGGAACCATCTGGCCGCATCTGGGAGACCTTCTCGTCCCGACGCTGCGCGTCCCTGTCGCGTTTGTGAATGTCGCTGTGGGAGGCACTGCGTCACGCCAATGGATGCCCGACGAAGAACTACACAACCGTCTGGTGAAGGCGGGACGCGAAATCGGTTCGTTCCGAGCCGTCTTGTGGCAGCAGGGAGAATCCGATGTCATCGAACACACCCCGACAGAGACCTATATCAGGAACATGATCAAGATCCGGGAAGCCGCCGCGCGGGCATGGCGATTCGAGCCACCCTGGCTGCTTGCGAAATCCACTCTTCATCCCACCGTCTACAATGATCCCGTAGCAGAAGAGCGGATTCGGTCGGCCATACATCAACTATGGAAGCGGCCTCACTTCGGGCCGGGCCCCGATACGGACCAGTTGGCAGGGGAAAATCGGGGCGACGTCAATTCTCGCCGTCATTTTTCCGGCATCGGACAACGCCGCGCTGCCCTGCTATGGTATGTCGCGGTTTGGAATGAGATCCATAAAGGGAACCCATAA